Proteins from one Octopus bimaculoides isolate UCB-OBI-ISO-001 chromosome 19, ASM119413v2, whole genome shotgun sequence genomic window:
- the LOC106879023 gene encoding uncharacterized protein LOC106879023 — MDRDYSPSAASMTCASLTPSFNSRTFTRCHGCTRVPKSDISYTTSLKSPGSDDVSGEIYKYGGPAFVRRLHRIILYRWKSVLIRQRWKHADIISIFKKKGDRSDCSQLQHYRHGLRLPPPVTEEPEQQRDASFAFIDLTKAFDTTSRLLLWNVLHRYGCPPKLLARLRQFHDGMQARVTLGGDQSDYFNVQVGVKQGCVLAPVLFNVFLVAVRRDGSLFNLRRLNSLTPLSSNYTHSSSDLEGQDPTYRDPETSEIDRYRMHNPRTSTALGGACYKDTGKRYTQDCLLGELAESNRPHGGPKKRYKYHLKKSLEALQHPPW; from the exons ATGGACAGAGACTACTCACCTTCTGCTGCGAGTATGACCTGTGCATCACTAACACCCTCTTTCAATAGCAGGACATTTACAAGATGTCATGGATGCACCCGCGTTCCAAAAAGTGACATCTCCTATACTACATCATT GAAATCACCTGGATCAGATGATGTGTCAGGGGAAATCTATAAATATGGTGGTCCTGCTTTTGTTCGGCGTCTTCATCGGATTATCCTCTACCGTTGGAAAAGTGTCTTGATCCGTCAACGCTGGAAACACGCAGACATAATCTCCATCTTCAAGAAGAAGGGAGATCGCTCAGACTGCAGCCAACTGCAGCACTATCGACATGGTCTTCGTCTCCCGCCTCCTGTTACAGAAGAGCCAGAACAACAGCGTGATGCCTCGTTTGCCTTCATTGACCTAACTAAAGCTTTTGATACTACTAGCCGCCTACTACTATGGAATGTCCTGCATAGGTATGGATGCCCTCCTAAGCTTCTTGCCAGGCTACGCCAGTTCCATGATGGCATGCAAGCACGTGTGACATTGGGTGGTGATCAGTCTGACTACTTCAACGTTCAAGTCGGTGTTAAACAAGGCTGTGTCCTGGCCCCTGTCCTCTTCAATGTGTTCCTTGTGGCTGTGCGCCGTGATGGCAGTCTCTTCAACTTGAGGAGACTAAACTCACTAACACCTCTCTCTTCGAATTACA CGCATTCTTCATCTGACCTGGAAGGACAAGATCCCACATACAGAGATCCTGAGACGAGCGAAATTGACCGGTATCGAATGCATAATCCTCGAACGTCAACTGCGCTGGGTGGAGCATGTTATAAAGATACCGGAAAACGGTATACCCAAGATTGTCTTTTGGGGGAGTTAGCAGAGAGTAACCGACCGCACGGAGGTCCAAAGAAGCGATATAAATATCATCTCAAGAAATCCCTTGAAGCTCTGCAACATCCCCCTTGGTGA